The stretch of DNA CCCCCTTGAAGTCACCGTCTTCGCTTGCATAAATGGCATAAGCAATACTGGGATTTGAAGCCGATATTTGCACGCCAATTCGCCCCACATCGTAGCGAGGCAAACCATTGGTCAATTGCTGCCAACTGTCACCTCCATCCAAAGAACGGTACAAACCCGAAGTTTTGCCGCCGTACTGTCTGTGGTCAGGTCGGCGAGTACGCTCCCACATTGCCGCAAAAAGCGTGTCGGGCTGTGTGGGATGAATCACTACATCTACACAACCTGTTGAGTCCGAAACATACAAGACCTTTTCCCATTCCTTGCCGCCATTTTCGCTGCGAAACAAACCCCGTTCGGGATTGTTGGCGAACAAACCACCCATTGCAGCGACAAAAAGACGATTTTTGTCTTTCGGATTTACTGCAATGCGTCCGATATTGCGGCTTTTCTCCAAACCCATGTATTGCCATGTTTCCCCTCCATTTTGAGATTTAAAAACGCCAATGCCATCGTAGGTGATCGAGCCTCCTCCCCCATTTGGTTCACCCGTTCCGACATACAAAGTCGCTGCATCAGAAGGTGCAATCGTCAATGCTCCAATGGACAAACTCAATTGGTCGTCGAAAATGGGTTGCCAAGATTTTCCTTGATTTGTGGATTTAAAAACACCTCCTGTGGCTGCTGCCGCAAAAATGGTATTCAAATCGTTGGCGGGCATGACTACATCTGTGATGCGTCCTCCAATATTGGTCGGCCCTGCAAATGTCCACTTCAAATCGGAAGTTTGTGCGGCTCGTTTTCGGGCATCTTCGGCTTGCATCAGGGCATTGATATGCGCTTGTTGATTCGGTGCTTTGTTGGGGTAGGCTCTTTCTGCAAAAAAGGGAGCAGGTTTGGCAGTTCCTCGCTCGTTTTTGGACAAAAGAGTGCTGTTTTCGACTGTTTGGTGGGAGTCAAATTGACAAGCGGTGAGGAATACGGCTACAAAGAGTAGAAAAGATAGGGTTTGTGTTAAGATTTTCACGATACTGAATTGTCATTCTAAATTACAAAATTTGAAGGACTTTCAAAATAGTATCGTATGGGAGGTCAGAAAAAATGCTTGATTGACTAACCTGTTGCAGATTTTGCAATTATTCAATCATTTCTTCTACAATAATACTTTTTCTCTTGGTATGCTTAAAGCATCTTGTGGTGGGTTTCTAAAAATAGAATATGAGGTTAAATTTCAGCGAAATATTGCCATATTAAAAATACACTTTTTTTGTAAATGAACAAAATGCAAAAACTCTCGAAGCCTATCCCTAAGACTCCGAGAGTGAAAAAAATTATGCTATCAATATATGTTGTTTTCCTACACAAGACTTCGGAAGTTTATACTTTGGACTTCCATGATTCTGTTACCAAGAATAAATTCTTGCAAGAACGAAACTTCCGAAGTCTATACATCAATGGTTTCTATTTGACTATCATTTTCGCCTGTACTTGTCCTCCTTCAAACTGAACGACACACAAGTACATTCCCGATGCAAGGCGATTGCCATTGAAGGTCAATTGGTTTTCTCCTGCAAAAGCAGTTGTGTTTTGTTGGTGAACCATCTGTCCGTTCATATTGAAAATTTGCATCCACACATTGCTGGCTTCTGGCATATTGAAGCGAATGGTGGCTTGGTTTTCAAACGGATTCGGATAGATTTGAAGAGATTGTTGAATGGCAGTTAGTTCTGTTTCTTCAATGGAAGTCGAGAATACATCTGAGAATTGTAGATTGCTAATATTCAATGCAAAATCTTCGAAATCAGTGCCGTTGCCTTTGACGCTGAACACGACTGAAACAACATCTGTCACATCTTCTAAAATAGCTCCATTTGCATTTTGAAAGCCTGTGAAAGCAAGTTCGTAGTCAGAAGTTGTTTCGGTCAGTTCGATGTGGGTTCTGAATTGGTCTGCCCATGCTTCAATGCCTGCTTTGGTCAAGGTGATTTCCACTGTTCCCCTACCGCTTGCCGCAAATTGAAGGGCATTGAAGGCACTCAAATCGAGGCTTTGATTGGCAGTTTTGAGCATTTTGAAAACCGAAATGTAGTTTTTTACGCTTCCTTCTAAGTTGATTCCACGTTCCAAAACCAAAGTTTTTTCTTCGATAACATCAGTTGGTGTGTGCGCCAATACTTCGTAGTTGGTGATGTCAACTCCTTCGGCTACATAGTCCAATCCCCACGGTGCATCGGCGGTATAAAGTACGTCAATTTGTGCGCTGTGATTGTTTTGAAGTGAAAAACCTAAGTCAAAAATACCGCCTGTCTCGATAAGAAGGGTTTGGTATTCATCGCCAGACAAGGTGACGGTTTCTTCAAAGTCGATGCGTTCGCTGGTCTCAGTGACGGTTTTATTTCCCTTCAAAATAAGAGAAGTCGCTTGGTTGGTATTGCGGATGCTGAGGTGAAGTGTTCCGTTTTGGTAGTAACCATTCTGCACAAAAACGGCAGGTAATGCTGGTGCTATGTTTGCATAAACCACTTCATTTTCTTGACCCATTGCTGCCAAAATATCGCCAATGATTTTTTGGGTGTAATGTGGAGCAGTGGACCAAACTTGAAAGTTTTGATAGTTAGCACCTGTTGGGTATTGTTCGATGACCCAGTGGTTTTCGACTACTCGTTGGCCTTCGTTGTTGGTGTAAACGGAAAATGAAATGGCATATTCGAGTTTGCCGTTTGGCTTGCGGATGGTAGATAGAATGAACGCTTTGCCGTTTACATACGCAAAACGGATATTGTCCAGGCTACCGCCGTTCAATCGGTCACAGATGGCTTTGGTGTGGTCATAGACGCTGCCTTCGGTGCTTGTGGCAAGCATTGCTGCCATACGTGTATCTTCATTGAAGTAGTCCACTGCAAATACTTCTTGTGCATTGGTGATTCCCAACAAATCTTCTGGGGTGGTGATGTAGGCTTCTACATTTTCAAAAGGATGGGTGGGAATGAAATCTATGAGGTCAGAATTGCTTTTGGTGTTTGTTGCCGAAGCAATGCCGAGTTTTTGTTGTTTGGTTTTTGCATCGAAAGGCTGCAATGCTTTGGTGTTGTTGTAGTTGATGCGCTCCGTTTTGGTCCGTTGGAAGTTGCGTTTGGCAATTTTTGAAGCCAAGTCCCCATTGCTTTCCAATCCACTGTCATTTCCGCCATCTACATCTTCTGCTACCTTGGTGATGGAATTGATACTTTCTGTTTGAATGGCTGTGATTGGATTGGCGGTTACATAAAAAATGGCATCGTTGAAGTCGTTGTCACAACTTGCATAGTCTCGGCGAATGTCTTCAAATCCAAATACGATTAAGTTTTCGCCATCGTCTTCCAATAGCACGATGTGGTCACGAAGGGTTTCGGTTTCTTCTGGATTGAAGTCTGGATTGCCGTATAAAATCCAATTACCTGTGGTTACACCTCCTTGGTCGGTACTTCCGGTACTTCCGCCGTTTCCATTACCATTCCCGTTGTTTCCATTCCCGTTGCCATTTCCATTGTTCCCATTGCCATTTCCATTGTTTCCGTTTCCGTTGCCGTTGTTTCCATTTCCTCCATCGTTATAGGTGCTTCCATCCCATCCATCGGCGATCAACACAAAACCAATGCCGGTACCTGATGTAAAACTGCCAAGATGCACCTTGTCGCCAGTATTGAGTCCCCCGCCGCTTCCGTTTTTGGATACGTTTGGAAAAATGATGGTGATGTTTTCGGTAGTTGGAGCAGTTGTTGGGGGATTGGCTATATCATAAGTATAGAATCCCAATACATTTTTGTAACCTGCGCCTTCGTCTATGAATGTCACCCACACATCTGCATCATCGGTCAAAAGAATGTCTGTTTCTACGCTGTCTGCAATGTATTGCGGATTGAAGTCAGGCACAGGAAAACTTTCAGGTAGGGAGGCTGCAATGTTGGTGAGCAAATCTGCATCTACGACATCTGGTGTCAGCAAGTAATCAGGAACCCCGTCACTGTTGTAAGTACCTAAGTATTGAAATGTTTGTGCATTGGCTACAATGCTGAACAAAAGGGCTACAATGAGGGTGGATAATTTCATTTGATGTATCATTTTTTGGGCTTAATTTTAATGTGTGTGTGTTAATAAAGTTACTTGTTGAAGTAATTGATGATTATATTTTTAAGTAGCTCTACTTCTTTGGGTCTTTAGAAATAATTACCAAAGAAGTGAAGAAAAATTTGTTTTGTAAGTCCATGGTTTGGAATTTATTTTTTCTTAAATCCCGTCCGGGTCATGTTTCCCCAACCGACATTCTTGTTTCGCCATAGATCAAAGTTGCCTTTCAATGCCCAGTAGGTAACTCTCGGA from Chitinophagales bacterium encodes:
- a CDS encoding DUF4114 domain-containing protein, with product MKLSTLIVALLFSIVANAQTFQYLGTYNSDGVPDYLLTPDVVDADLLTNIAASLPESFPVPDFNPQYIADSVETDILLTDDADVWVTFIDEGAGYKNVLGFYTYDIANPPTTAPTTENITIIFPNVSKNGSGGGLNTGDKVHLGSFTSGTGIGFVLIADGWDGSTYNDGGNGNNGNGNGNNGNGNGNNGNGNGNGNNGNGNGNGGSTGSTDQGGVTTGNWILYGNPDFNPEETETLRDHIVLLEDDGENLIVFGFEDIRRDYASCDNDFNDAIFYVTANPITAIQTESINSITKVAEDVDGGNDSGLESNGDLASKIAKRNFQRTKTERINYNNTKALQPFDAKTKQQKLGIASATNTKSNSDLIDFIPTHPFENVEAYITTPEDLLGITNAQEVFAVDYFNEDTRMAAMLATSTEGSVYDHTKAICDRLNGGSLDNIRFAYVNGKAFILSTIRKPNGKLEYAISFSVYTNNEGQRVVENHWVIEQYPTGANYQNFQVWSTAPHYTQKIIGDILAAMGQENEVVYANIAPALPAVFVQNGYYQNGTLHLSIRNTNQATSLILKGNKTVTETSERIDFEETVTLSGDEYQTLLIETGGIFDLGFSLQNNHSAQIDVLYTADAPWGLDYVAEGVDITNYEVLAHTPTDVIEEKTLVLERGINLEGSVKNYISVFKMLKTANQSLDLSAFNALQFAASGRGTVEITLTKAGIEAWADQFRTHIELTETTSDYELAFTGFQNANGAILEDVTDVVSVVFSVKGNGTDFEDFALNISNLQFSDVFSTSIEETELTAIQQSLQIYPNPFENQATIRFNMPEASNVWMQIFNMNGQMVHQQNTTAFAGENQLTFNGNRLASGMYLCVVQFEGGQVQAKMIVK